The Salmo salar chromosome ssa02, Ssal_v3.1, whole genome shotgun sequence genome segment tttaccagctagcagtactgtatcattttagtcaataagatttttgcaacgtaagcttaactttctgaacattcgagacgtgtagtccacttgtcattccaatctcctttgcattagcgtagcctcttctgtagcctgtctactatgcgtctgtctatccctgttctctcccctctgcacagaccatacaaacgcttcacaccgcgtggctgctgccactctaacctggtggtcccttTGCGCACAACCCacatggagttccaggtctccggcagcctctggaactgccggtctgcggccaacaaggcagagttcaactcagcctatgctaccctccagtcccccgacttcttggcgctgacggaaacatggattaccacagaaaacactgctactcctactgctctctcctcgtctgaccacgtgttctcgcataccccgagagcatctggccagcgggggggtggcactggaatcctcatctctcccaagtggacattctctctttctcccctgacccatctgtcgatctcctcctttgaattccatgctgtcacagttactagcccattcaagcttaacatccttatcatttatcgccctccaggttcccttggagagttcatcaatgagcttgacgccttgataagttcctttcctgaggatggctcacctctcacagttatgggtgactttaacctccccatgtctacctttgactcattcctctctgcctccttctttccactcctctcttcttttgacctcaccctctcaccctctcaccctccccccctactcacaaggcaggcaatacacttgacctcatctttactagatgctgttcttccactaatctcattgcaacacccctccaagtctccgaccactaccttgtatccctttccctctcgctctcctccaacacttctcactctgcccctactcgggtggtattgcgccgtcgcaaccttcgctctctctctcccgctactctctcctcttccatcctatcatctcttccctctgctcaatccttctccaacctatctcctaattctgcctcctcaaccctcctatcctccctttctgcatcctttgactctctatttCCCcaatcctcccggccggctcggtcctcccctcctgctccgtggctcgacgactcactgcgagctcacagaacagggctccgggcagccgagcggaaatggaggaaaactagcctccctgcggacctggcatcctttcactccctcctctctacattttcttcctctgtttctgctgctaaagccactttctaccactctaaattccaagcatctgcctctaaccctaggaagctctttgctaccttctcctccctcctgaatcctcctcccccctccccccctccctctctgcggatgacttcgtcaaccattttgaaaagaaggttgacgacatccgctcctcgtttgttaagtcaaacgacaccgctggtcctgctcacattgccctaccctatgctttgacctctttctcccctctctctccagatgaaatcttgcgacttgtgacggccggccgcccaacaacctgcccgtttgaccctatcccccctctctcctccagaccattcccggagaccttctcccttacctcacctcgttcatcaactcatccttgaccactggatATGTCCCTTCCGtcctcaagagagcgagagttgcaccccttctcaaaaaacctacactcgatccctccgatgtcaacaactacagaccagcatcccttctttcttttctctccaaaactcttgagcgtgccgtccttggccagctgtCTTGCTATtgctctcagaatgaccttcttgatccaaatcagtcaactgagactgctcttctctgtgtcatggaggctctccgcactgctaaagctaactctctctcctctgctctcatccttttagacctatctgctgcctttgatactgtgaaccaccagatcctcctctccaccctctccgagttgggcatctccggcgcggcccacgcttggattgcgtcctacctgacaggtcgctcctaccaggtggcgtggcgagaatctgtctccgcaccacgtgctctcaccactggtgtcccccagggctctattctaggccctctcctattctcgctatacaccaagtcacttggctctgtcatatcctcacatggtctctcctatcattgctatgcagacgacacacaattaatcttctcctttcccccttctgataaccaggtggcgaatcgcatctctgcatgtctggcagacatatcagtgtggatgacggatcaccacctcaagctgaacctcagcaagacggagctgctcttcctcccggggaaggactgcccgttccatgatctcgccatcacggttgacaactccattgtgtcctcctcccagagtgctaagaaccttggcgtgaccctggacaacaccctgtcgttctccgctaatatcaaggcggtgacccgatcctgtaggttcatgctctacaacattcgcagagtacgaccctgcctcacacaggaagcggcgcaggtcctaatccgggcacttgtcatctcccgtctggattactgcaactcgctgttggctgggctccctgcctgtgccattaaacccttacaactcatccagaacgccgcagcccgtctggtgttcaacctccccaagttctctcacgtcaccccgctccgccgctcactccactggcttccagttgaagttcgcatccactacaaaaccatggtgcttgcctacggagctgtgaggggaacggcacctccgtaccttaagggtctgatcagtccctacacccaaacgagggcactgcgttcatccacctctgtcctgctcgcctccctacctctgaggaagcacagttcccgctcagcccagtcaaaactgttcgctgctctggcaccccaatggtggaacaagctccctcacgacgccaggacagcggagtcaatcaccacattccggagacacctgaaaccccacctctttaaggaatacctaggataggataaagtaatccttctaaccccccccccccaaaaaaagatttagatgttctattgtaaagtggttgttccactggatatcataaggtgatatCCAGTGCCCTTCCCTGTAGctgagttggtagagcatggtgtttgcaacgccagggttgtgggttcgattcccatggggggccagcacagaaaaaaaaatggatgaaattgtatgaaatgtatgcattcactactgtaagtcgctctggataagagcatctgctaaatgacttaaatgtaaatgtatagttcctctcagagatctatagttcctcacagagatctgtatcaaatcaagtcaaatgtatttatatagcccttcttacatcagctgatatctcaaagtgctgtacagaaacccagcctaaaaccccaaacagcaagcaatgcaggtgtagaagcacggtggctaggaaaaactccctagaaaggccaaaatccaggaagaaacctagagaggaaccaggctatgaggggtggccagtcctcttctggctgtgccggggtggacattataacagaacatggccaagatgttcataaatgaccagcatggtcaaataataataatcatagtagttgtcaagggtgcaacaagtcagcaactcaagagtaagtgttatatattatatgcaacattttgctgcgtggcaatactgtgttgggattctgaagggcatttatacaaaagaggtagtctagacactgtattaataccattatgcatttgaatcccatctacatctaccatctaagatattaatttccctccacaagggggcggacatgtaacgtttccaaaatgggatagtattgtacatgtaacgtttccaaaatgggatagtattgtacatgtaacgtttactaaatgggatagtattgtccatgtaacgtttccaaaatgggatagtattgtacatgtaacgttatgcccccttgtgagttaatagtattgcatgctgtagcaggctatataaagaggaagacctctaTTGatgattcagttcgttgtaacatctcgtctggacaggtcaccatccttagttagttagttagttaacgaagctaacgttaactagttcattatcacaaaagtgagaactgctttagattggaaacttacattaatgagtgtaaagccatgttggctttatgaaaacgatatacaatatatgggaaagaatatagttgaggaaataatccaaacctagttgtgcctagttaggacataacgttagctagctagctaacggtactgtactgtagctcatacaacgccgacggtcaaacccggctttctaatatttacgttcattaactatagtaacgttatggaagatattcacagaaaaccatcattgtcttcgttattcattattagtatgttatattattagaataaattatttcgagacatattcagagtcaaacatcaacccaacttaacctttttaactgttgtcgcatccaaacttgtcaccatcgttttcagttgtaattgcgaagttcccggaagaagtccagcaacaacggaggttcctcgatgaacccaccttctaacaagttctttgaagaaccttttggggctgtttttcattgaccaagaaccctacggttcttaggggatctgagaacaactccggttgaacccttcatttctagagtgtagtcggctctatttactctcagattcaaacatgatgattagtatcaacgatcaagtcagctgctgctgctccaatacagtatgaggtgagacggtgaactgatgttaaaCGGGGccgtcagctgctgctgctccaatacagtatgaggtgagacggtgaactgatgttgaaccgggcagtcagctgctgctgctccaatacagtatgaggtgagacggtgaactgatgttgaaccgggcagtcagctgctgctgctccaatacagtatgaggtgagacggtgaactgatgttgaaccgggcagtcagctgctgctgctccaatacagtatgaggtgagacggtgaactgatgttgaaccgggcagtcagctgctgctgctccaatacagtatgaggtgagacggtgaactgatgttgaaccgggcagtcagctgctgctgctccaatacagtatgaggtgagacggtgaactgatgttgaaccgggcagtcagctgctgctgctccaatacagtatgaggtgagatggtgaaccgatgttgaactgggcagtcagctgctgctgctccaatacagtatgaggtgagatggtaaactgatgttgaaccgggcagtcagctgctgctgctcaaatacagtatgaggtgagacggtgaactgatgttgaattacacctctgttgctaggcagaactTTAGTCACAtgagttcttcctcacttcacttgacctgacctcagcctaaattcctcactcctccccacctcacggctgtcctgttgacttgtaccagactgtggcccttctcctccccacctcacagctgtcctgttgacttgttccagactgtggcccttctccttccataggatccctgatgtctaacaataacacattctgacagaatgtaaacgTTCTACATTCCCCTCaaacagtgacatgaataaggatatttcatattttcaagttcagaacccatcacctgctatgtaaaagagacagaagaatgcacaatggtcaatgctatctgggatccttgggacatccctaccctaaaccctaaccttaaaccctgaccttaaccattttaaatgtcaacttcaacgggctagggacgtcccaaggatgtatctctacctgaaattacatgatctaagtgattgatagttggtattcagcagtcataaagccttatttactttaatgaactactaaaatagtgattttgtcacaGCAGCTccacactttattgactgactgatccattcatccttccatccctcctcagccttcctctcctctgaagacccagtgagggtggagctcagtcagagagctgttgaggaactggttaggaagaacacttctacagccagagaggtgagaggtcacacatggtttagatggtaaatatgtttgtccccttagcggttcatcacgtaaGCAAAAGGTAATATGTTCCATCCtccatgtttatttacattagtgcaaattgtccactgatattggtgtaatttctcaccccttttggctgtatgaaagttaatttcccctcaggcacacacatttgttctttgatattatgaaggtaatttgtgtaaatgtattcattcaccccatctctttacattgctgatgcatattcGGTGGCCAGACTCAAATTCCGAACACAATGCCCATCCTGGCAGATCTAAACCTAATGCAGCACATTGTGACTTTTGTGCATCCAGACCTAATGCAGCttagagtgatcagatgacagaagtcacatttaggtgccaggtgtaactgaggccatagatgctccatatccattactttgagtgttttatttaacatgattaaatgtgtttatttctgtgttgcaggggcagtcaagaaatggaacagcaagaccacagaacatgacataatcagagctgtgggagaccacctcaagcccctggtagagccgggggtggtgtttaccaccccaccacgccttcagcaggctggaaaagtgatcgtttttcatactaagatggaccaagaaatgtgttgcttttgcacatatttgtaAATTGGTTTGGCAAGAGTCTTCttttgtcagtcattgggttcatttgttttacattatgttcaaatcaaatcaagatttatttatacagcacatttcagacatggatgcaaagcaatggcttcacaggaaaaaaactatgaaaataaacagaaatatttagtacacaacaaaCATGAGGATAAAAAAACAGAagactaacaactgaaagactaatgagcattctaaggaaaatattaacaattggattcaacatccaacccaaaatataagcttgttttactacattgtttgttgttacgtTCAAGAAAAATCTAAATTGCTCAAACAGAAgagggaactaacaaagagtcactgacaacaaccacaactaaacaggtggggttttaggaggggttctgaaagttgactagtaacaacaactcgGACCTAAAagtcacccaccatgagacccaatAAATCTGCtcaagaagagacaaacaaaagaaaaacccacaccaaacttaaagacaggaagcaaaccactgtggagcttctctctcttttcagggttcactagataggcatgttgttggaacggggcccagtccccaatgtcatgctctagtacatttgggttggcacatctgagaatgaaccctgatattctaaaagcagggcaacaatgtcagtttgtgatatattgaaaacctaaacataaaatgtgctatgtacacaaacatctgccacaatactCATATTACTTGGATattttaaaacaagcaccttataaactgcacaagcaccagaaacactgttgttttgacaagtagcaataaatcactgatatcgattaggggggaaatcaggttgtacgtgctgttgaaactaaaaaaacacatggaaatgggagatatattttatctcactgattagaggacaaccagcagaagacagtcagctacattttggagtgatgcatttaaatgtaggggtcgctaaacaaaggaacacaacacttatttgtcatcactcattgatatcatgttgaaatcaattgcgcGAAAAagggggagatgaggttgcacgtcctgttaaactaacagctcaaaaaccacacgaaatctgggaataatgtgtacatcactggttagaggacaatttgtagaaaacagctcgctacattttgaagtgttgcattttgattcaattgGGTTGCCAATgcggtaagtgtaacacaactatttttctgtttgtcactttttgttaaatctcataaatagtaactcttccaattcagagcctggattttccccctgaggctaatatccatatcatgttgaaatcaatagaacaggggacaaacgtttaggattctacattgtgacatcattaaattACTCCTACAATAaatattaaaacattctacattgtgagatcattaaatactccttctacaatgttaaaacatttgacattaattcattgaggtattttatcagattatctctggtcacactgatcacagctgagGTTTCTCCTGTATGTGTTATATGGTGTGTAGTCCGCTTGCTAGacgtagtaaaactcttcccacattgattacagctaaaaggcttctctcctgtgtgtgttctctggtgtctaGTCAGACAGCTAGACTCAgtaaagctcttcccacattgagcacagctatacagcttctctcctgtgtgtgttctccggtgtttagtcagactgttagatgtaacaaaactcttcccacattcatcacagctataaggtttctctcctgtgtgtgttctctggtgtgatatcaggccagTTGacctagtaaaactcttcccacattgagcacagttaaaaggtttctctcctgtgtggtttctctggtgtgatatcaggctgggtgattgagtaaaactcttcccacattgagtacagctataaggtttctctcctgtgtgtattctctggtgaagAGTCAGATTACGCAATGTTGTAAAACtattcccacattcatcacagctataaggtttctctcctgtgtgtgttctctggtgtgatatcaggctgtttgaatgactaaagctcttcccacattgagtacagctatacggtttctctcctgtgtgtgttctttggtgtacagtaagatggctagatgtatcaaaactcttcccacattgaccacagctataaggtttctctcctgtgtggattctctgatgaattttcatgcctgatgaggtggtgaatcttttcccacagtcagagcagca includes the following:
- the LOC123732907 gene encoding gastrula zinc finger protein XlCGF17.1-like codes for the protein ADKAEKSLSTLAHLKKHQQRSTGKKPHCCSDCGKRFTTSSGMKIHQRIHTGEKPYSCGQCGKSFDTSSHLTVHQRTHTGEKPYSCTQCGKSFSHSNSLISHQRTHTGEKPYSCDECGNSFTTLRNLTLHQRIHTGEKPYSCTQCGKSFTQSPSLISHQRNHTGEKPFNCAQCGKSFTRSTGLISHQRTHTGEKPYSCDECGKSFVTSNSLTKHRRTHTGEKLYSCAQCGKSFTESSCLTRHQRTHTGEKPFSCNQCGKSFTTSSKRTTHHITHTGETSAVISVTRDNLIKYLNELMSNVLTL